The Brevibacillus brevis genome contains a region encoding:
- a CDS encoding flavin reductase family protein, translated as MHKVVEPKILYFGTPVVLISTLNEDNSVNLAPMSSAWWLNQSCMLGMSSSSQTVTNLLREGECVLNLPSSDLAHAVDRLALLTGRNPVPERKANVGYRFEPDKFGTARFTPQDSDLIRPPRVAECPVQLEAVVEQVHVFERPSTLKAIEVKIIRVHVDEQVLMTGEKNYIDPEKWGPLIMNFCEFFGLSHKLHPSRLAPVFSPSPSSVSKSN; from the coding sequence ATGCATAAGGTAGTTGAGCCAAAAATTCTTTATTTTGGGACGCCAGTTGTACTCATCAGCACATTAAATGAGGACAATTCTGTCAACCTTGCCCCTATGTCTTCTGCATGGTGGCTTAATCAATCATGCATGCTTGGAATGAGTAGCTCATCTCAAACTGTTACCAATTTGTTGCGTGAGGGCGAATGTGTTTTAAATCTTCCTTCGTCTGATCTTGCTCATGCGGTGGATCGTCTGGCTCTACTAACTGGGCGAAATCCTGTCCCGGAGCGCAAAGCTAATGTGGGATACCGATTTGAACCGGATAAATTCGGAACGGCTAGGTTCACCCCACAAGATTCGGACCTGATTCGGCCTCCACGCGTTGCGGAGTGCCCGGTTCAATTAGAGGCCGTGGTAGAACAGGTCCATGTTTTTGAACGGCCAAGCACTTTAAAAGCTATTGAAGTAAAGATTATACGCGTTCATGTTGATGAACAAGTCCTAATGACTGGCGAGAAGAACTACATCGATCCCGAGAAGTGGGGCCCACTGATTATGAACTTCTGTGAATTTTTTGGCCTTAGCCACAAGCTGCACCCGTCAAGATTAGCCCCAGTTTTTAGCCCCTCTCCAAGTTCCGTTAGCAAATCGAATTAA
- a CDS encoding MerR family transcriptional regulator: MSDDLRRNMALFPIGIVMKLTDLTARQIRYYEQNDLIQPARTEGKQRLFSFNDVDRLLEIKALIEKGLNIAGIKQVLQMQEPAMEQTEITTTSEEKRKDMSDKELHQLLRQQIMYRDATRHGEGALIRGELSRFFH, translated from the coding sequence ATGAGTGATGACCTTCGCCGGAATATGGCCCTCTTTCCCATTGGGATCGTCATGAAGCTGACGGATCTCACTGCGAGGCAAATCCGTTATTACGAGCAAAACGACCTGATTCAGCCCGCCCGCACAGAAGGGAAGCAGAGGCTCTTTTCTTTCAACGATGTAGATCGCTTGTTGGAGATCAAGGCTCTGATTGAAAAAGGACTGAATATTGCAGGGATCAAGCAAGTCCTACAAATGCAAGAGCCTGCTATGGAACAAACAGAGATTACCACGACGTCCGAAGAGAAACGTAAGGACATGTCCGACAAAGAGCTGCATCAGCTCCTAAGGCAACAGATTATGTATCGCGATGCCACTCGCCATGGCGAGGGTGCATTGATACGTGGAGAGCTTTCCCGCTTCTTCCACTAG
- a CDS encoding YopX family protein: MDKNEQRSPMWNDWDTLTIIGNIYDNPELLETS, translated from the coding sequence ATTGATAAGAACGAGCAGCGCAGCCCAATGTGGAACGATTGGGACACACTAACCATTATCGGGAACATTTATGATAATCCTGAGTTGTTGGAAACTAGTTAA
- a CDS encoding ABC transporter substrate-binding protein, with amino-acid sequence MKKGTRIVLTCLVALVTLVSAGCGSSQTASEAPKKSETRVVKHLMGEVTIPAEPKRIADVSGAAEELLILGHKPVATANTYKTKIMSHVADKLTDVKPVGWMWDDSINLEAVVETKPDLIIMNNRQQKMYEQLSKIAPTVVLETDMDKWRDKFKEIGRLLGQEEDVNKWLAGYDEKTKGMREQLKQAYGDQTFMFLAVTPKLFRVYGNYGYADILFSDLGLKPATGTPADKTMEMIELEGLTKFQPDHMFLVNFGGKADDVYAELKKSPVWKSNKAVQQGHLYEVTNETFNTKAFGPIGKEMLLEEIGSMLLKKQ; translated from the coding sequence ATGAAAAAAGGAACACGAATCGTACTGACCTGCTTGGTTGCATTAGTCACTCTCGTATCGGCGGGTTGCGGAAGCAGCCAAACAGCTTCGGAAGCACCCAAGAAGTCTGAGACACGCGTAGTCAAGCATCTAATGGGGGAAGTGACGATCCCGGCGGAACCAAAGCGAATTGCAGACGTCTCGGGAGCAGCGGAGGAGCTTTTAATTTTGGGACACAAGCCTGTTGCTACGGCCAATACATACAAGACAAAAATCATGTCCCACGTAGCAGATAAGCTGACCGATGTAAAACCGGTTGGATGGATGTGGGATGACTCCATCAATCTGGAAGCTGTTGTAGAAACAAAGCCAGACCTGATTATTATGAATAACCGCCAGCAAAAGATGTACGAGCAGCTGTCCAAAATTGCGCCGACTGTCGTTCTGGAGACAGATATGGACAAGTGGCGTGATAAGTTTAAAGAAATCGGTCGCCTGCTCGGACAAGAAGAGGACGTGAACAAATGGTTGGCTGGCTACGACGAGAAGACGAAAGGGATGCGCGAGCAACTCAAGCAAGCGTACGGCGACCAGACCTTCATGTTCCTGGCCGTAACGCCAAAATTGTTCCGCGTGTACGGCAACTATGGATATGCAGATATCCTGTTCTCTGATCTCGGTTTGAAGCCAGCTACCGGAACACCTGCCGATAAAACAATGGAAATGATCGAGCTGGAAGGTCTGACAAAGTTTCAGCCAGACCATATGTTCCTCGTCAATTTCGGCGGAAAAGCGGATGATGTTTACGCAGAACTGAAAAAGAGCCCAGTATGGAAAAGCAACAAGGCAGTTCAACAAGGCCATCTCTATGAAGTAACCAATGAAACATTCAACACCAAAGCCTTTGGCCCAATCGGCAAGGAAATGCTCTTAGAGGAGATTGGCAGCATGTTGCTGAAAAAGCAATAA
- a CDS encoding helix-turn-helix domain-containing protein, which translates to MPAKKGQKFKHYSEELKLQAIQMRLKGVSKRVIMEELNIHDKDRLKIWMRKYKKLGEFGLLDQRGRREEYIDTNRYIETLKRENTPSVSSVSCLASQEVDTTHT; encoded by the coding sequence ATGCCAGCAAAGAAAGGGCAGAAGTTTAAGCATTACAGTGAAGAACTTAAGTTGCAAGCAATTCAGATGAGATTAAAGGGTGTTTCCAAACGGGTGATCATGGAAGAATTGAATATTCATGATAAGGACCGACTAAAGATCTGGATGCGGAAGTATAAGAAACTCGGAGAGTTTGGTCTTCTAGATCAACGTGGCCGTCGCGAAGAATACATAGATACAAACAGATATATAGAAACATTAAAGCGGGAGAATACACCATCAGTGAGCTCTGTAAGTTGTTTGGCGTCTCAAGAAGTGGATACTACGCATACTTAA
- a CDS encoding methionine gamma-lyase family protein, producing the protein MFSYFSHGEKLRPLVMEVEATISERHRQISALVDTNQLKVLRSFQKHEVNEFHFSPSTGYGYDDSGRATLESIYAEVFGGEAALVRNHIISGTHAIAISLFGILRPGDDLLYITGKPYDTLEEVVGVRGEGQGSLKDYGIGYSYVPLTPEGEIDFVAVAQAITPKTKVIGIQRSRGYADRPSFTIAKIKEMIQVVKEIKPDLIVFVDNCYGEFTEEQEPLHVGADLMAGSLIKNPGGGLVKTGGYIVGRGDLVQLASYRMAAPGIGAEGGASLYSLLEMYQGFFLAPHVVGEALKGAVFSSAMLERLGFKTNPLWHEPRTDLIQSVEFGSAERLITFCQGIQKAAPVDSHVTPYPSEMPGYADPVIMAAGTFIQGASIEFSADGPIRPPYLGFVQGGLTYSHVKVGILTALNGMLEKGLLEIPGE; encoded by the coding sequence ATGTTTTCATATTTTTCCCATGGAGAAAAGCTTCGCCCCCTCGTCATGGAGGTGGAAGCGACGATCTCAGAGAGACATCGTCAAATTTCCGCTTTGGTGGATACGAATCAACTGAAAGTGTTGCGTTCCTTCCAAAAGCACGAGGTTAATGAATTTCATTTTTCCCCATCCACAGGCTATGGCTACGATGATTCTGGACGTGCAACATTAGAATCGATTTATGCCGAAGTGTTCGGTGGAGAAGCGGCTTTGGTTCGCAACCATATCATCTCGGGTACGCATGCAATTGCGATTTCTTTGTTTGGAATCCTTCGCCCGGGCGACGATCTTCTCTATATTACGGGCAAACCGTACGATACGCTTGAAGAAGTAGTAGGAGTGCGTGGCGAAGGGCAAGGCTCACTCAAGGATTACGGCATCGGTTATAGCTACGTGCCTTTGACGCCAGAAGGTGAAATTGATTTTGTGGCAGTCGCACAAGCGATTACGCCAAAGACGAAGGTCATCGGGATTCAACGTTCACGAGGCTATGCAGATCGTCCTTCGTTCACCATTGCGAAAATCAAAGAAATGATTCAGGTTGTAAAAGAAATCAAGCCTGATCTGATCGTATTTGTAGACAATTGCTACGGAGAGTTCACGGAGGAGCAAGAGCCACTGCATGTAGGTGCAGACCTCATGGCAGGCTCCCTCATCAAAAACCCGGGTGGCGGCTTGGTCAAAACAGGCGGTTATATAGTAGGGCGCGGGGATTTGGTTCAGCTTGCTTCGTATCGGATGGCAGCACCGGGAATTGGCGCAGAGGGTGGTGCATCGCTCTATTCACTACTGGAGATGTACCAAGGCTTTTTCTTGGCTCCACACGTCGTGGGAGAAGCTTTAAAAGGAGCGGTATTCTCTTCGGCAATGCTGGAGCGCCTGGGCTTCAAAACAAATCCACTGTGGCATGAGCCGCGTACCGACCTGATTCAATCGGTGGAATTCGGCAGTGCTGAACGACTGATTACGTTTTGCCAAGGGATTCAAAAAGCAGCACCAGTCGATTCACACGTCACTCCGTATCCAAGCGAAATGCCTGGATACGCTGATCCTGTGATTATGGCAGCAGGTACTTTCATTCAAGGGGCGAGTATCGAATTCTCGGCAGATGGTCCGATTCGTCCACCGTACTTGGGCTTCGTTCAAGGCGGGTTGACGTACTCGCATGTAAAAGTAGGGATTTTGACGGCGTTGAACGGAATGCTGGAAAAAGGCTTACTCGAAATACCGGGTGAATAG
- the glnA gene encoding type I glutamate--ammonia ligase, which translates to MSKFTREDIMRMAQEEDVRYIRLQFTDLMGIIKNVEIPLSQLPKALDGKMMFDGSSIEGFVRIEESDMYLVPDLDTWVVFPWGNEFGKIARLICDIHMPDGSPFEGDPRYILKRALKEAEEMGFTAFNVGPEPEFFLFKLDAKGEPTLDLNDQGGYFDFAPLDSGENCRRDIVLTLEKMGFEVEASHHEVAPGQHEIDFKYANALQAADQILTFKLVVKTIAQKHGLHATFMPKPLYGVAGSGMHANQSLFRGKENAFYDESDVMGLSQTAKHYLAGILQHARSFTAITNPLVNSYKRLVPGYEAPCYVAWSAKNRSPLIRIPASRGLSTRIEVRSPDPATNPYLALAVMLKAGLDGIKNKLTPPPAIDRNIYVMTEQDREANGIENLPATLKEAIECLKADPVICEALGEHALVHFIEAKEIEWDMFRTRVHDWEREQYMTAY; encoded by the coding sequence GTGAGCAAGTTTACAAGAGAAGACATCATGCGCATGGCCCAAGAAGAGGACGTAAGGTATATCCGACTGCAGTTTACCGACCTGATGGGGATCATTAAAAACGTAGAAATCCCGCTGTCCCAATTGCCAAAAGCACTCGATGGCAAAATGATGTTTGATGGTTCTTCCATCGAAGGCTTCGTTCGCATCGAGGAATCCGACATGTACCTGGTACCTGATCTGGATACATGGGTTGTATTCCCGTGGGGCAATGAGTTTGGTAAAATTGCACGTCTGATCTGTGATATCCACATGCCAGATGGCTCTCCATTCGAAGGAGATCCGCGCTACATCCTGAAGCGTGCCCTGAAAGAAGCTGAAGAAATGGGCTTCACAGCTTTCAACGTAGGTCCAGAGCCTGAGTTTTTCCTGTTCAAGCTGGACGCAAAAGGCGAGCCTACGCTGGATCTGAATGACCAAGGCGGATACTTCGACTTTGCTCCACTCGACTCCGGTGAAAACTGCCGTCGTGATATCGTATTGACATTGGAAAAAATGGGCTTTGAAGTGGAAGCATCTCACCACGAGGTAGCTCCAGGTCAACACGAAATCGACTTCAAGTATGCAAATGCACTCCAAGCAGCTGACCAAATTTTGACGTTCAAACTGGTTGTCAAAACCATCGCGCAAAAACACGGTCTGCATGCGACCTTCATGCCAAAACCGCTGTACGGTGTAGCTGGTTCCGGTATGCACGCGAACCAATCGCTGTTCCGTGGTAAAGAAAATGCTTTCTATGACGAGTCTGATGTAATGGGACTGAGCCAAACAGCGAAGCATTACCTGGCAGGTATTTTGCAGCATGCTCGCAGCTTTACTGCGATCACGAACCCGCTCGTAAACTCTTACAAGCGTTTGGTTCCTGGTTACGAGGCTCCTTGCTACGTAGCTTGGTCTGCGAAAAACCGTTCTCCATTGATCCGTATCCCTGCATCCAGAGGCTTGAGCACGCGTATTGAAGTTCGCAGCCCAGACCCTGCAACGAACCCATACCTGGCACTGGCAGTTATGCTGAAAGCTGGTTTGGACGGAATCAAAAACAAGCTTACGCCACCACCTGCCATTGATCGCAACATCTACGTGATGACTGAGCAAGACCGCGAAGCAAACGGTATCGAGAACCTGCCTGCTACTTTGAAGGAAGCAATCGAGTGCCTGAAAGCAGATCCGGTGATTTGCGAAGCATTGGGCGAGCATGCATTGGTACACTTTATTGAAGCGAAAGAAATTGAGTGGGATATGTTTAGAACACGCGTTCACGATTGGGAGCGCGAGCAATACATGACTGCTTATTAA
- a CDS encoding PLAT/LH2 domain-containing protein, with protein MKRLGISTVLAFALMLSGTSAFASESLQNSNQIEPLASYTYKVTVKTNNADDAGTNSKIQIKLHGSKKDSPWTTLDSAGDDFEQGSTGVYYVTASASLGSIQKIEIKSDGKGNKPGWLPYSFVIQKDTSTWKFYNNKWIGDNGPETVTLTP; from the coding sequence ATGAAACGTTTAGGGATCTCTACTGTGCTAGCTTTTGCATTAATGCTAAGTGGAACAAGCGCTTTTGCTTCTGAGAGCCTCCAAAATTCAAATCAAATTGAACCACTTGCATCGTACACCTATAAAGTTACTGTCAAAACAAACAATGCAGATGACGCAGGAACAAATTCGAAAATTCAAATTAAATTGCATGGCTCCAAGAAGGATTCCCCATGGACAACCTTAGACAGTGCTGGTGATGATTTTGAGCAAGGTTCTACAGGTGTATATTACGTAACCGCATCCGCCTCTCTTGGTAGTATTCAAAAGATTGAAATTAAATCTGATGGCAAAGGTAATAAGCCAGGATGGTTACCATACTCCTTTGTAATACAAAAAGATACTTCAACTTGGAAATTCTACAATAATAAGTGGATTGGTGATAATGGGCCTGAAACAGTCACTTTAACTCCTTAA
- a CDS encoding IS3 family transposase, producing the protein MFGVSRSGYYAYLKRQRIDRDKSMKDLVQAVYKKYHGKYGYRQIQLFLLQDHGVWVNHKKVLRLMQEMGLRSRIRRKYRYHLASSVGGRVAQNILQRNFKADAPNQKWVTDVTQYRVADTWLYLSAIKDLFNNEIVAYHMDVRNDNQLVLRTFEKAFEKTKDVTGLIVHSDQGFQYTSYTYHDMLPKVGAQISMSRRGNCYDNASMESFFSHLKTEGLYPYDIRSINEAQRRIEEYIEFYNQNRPQRKLKS; encoded by the coding sequence TTGTTTGGCGTCTCAAGAAGTGGATACTACGCATACTTAAAACGCCAAAGAATAGATCGGGACAAGTCTATGAAAGATTTAGTCCAGGCTGTGTATAAGAAGTACCACGGTAAATATGGGTATAGACAAATCCAACTATTTCTCCTGCAAGATCATGGGGTGTGGGTCAATCATAAGAAGGTACTACGTCTCATGCAAGAAATGGGGCTCCGTTCTCGAATACGCCGCAAGTATCGTTATCACCTTGCTTCATCGGTTGGGGGACGAGTTGCCCAAAATATTCTACAGCGTAATTTCAAAGCAGATGCGCCCAATCAAAAGTGGGTAACGGACGTCACACAGTATCGTGTTGCGGATACTTGGCTCTACCTGTCTGCTATTAAAGATTTGTTTAATAACGAAATCGTGGCCTATCACATGGATGTTCGCAACGACAATCAATTGGTCCTACGGACCTTTGAGAAAGCTTTTGAAAAGACGAAAGACGTGACTGGACTGATCGTTCACAGCGATCAAGGATTCCAATACACGTCCTACACTTACCACGACATGCTGCCAAAGGTTGGCGCCCAAATCAGCATGTCTAGAAGGGGCAACTGTTATGACAATGCCTCGATGGAGAGCTTCTTCTCGCATCTCAAAACGGAAGGGCTCTATCCTTATGATATCCGAAGTATCAATGAGGCACAAAGGCGAATTGAGGAGTACATTGAATTCTACAACCAAAATCGCCCGCAGAGAAAATTAAAAAGCTGA